One region of uncultured Methanolobus sp. genomic DNA includes:
- a CDS encoding radical SAM protein has product MKAVIIDGYVDEPACFGVPPYISPYIRYIAGALRENGLKEDDISYFTIDNLRKDISEAPRLINRADVVIVLAGMTVPGKYLRSTPINIGEIESIFSATNGTKILGGPIRLGFSLEGGKEAECGLITNTEVCISRKDIEAFVFDTSGDDAQSPEDYNHRFRSVEEIGKWSTKGSFIIEKHPDYPNVMCEIETYRGCGRKQHCSFCTEPSYGSSDYRPVKDVVSEVSELYKHGARFFRIGRQPDILSYHAKDKGGEIPKPDPQAILSLYKGIRNVAPELKVLHMDNANPGTIATYPEISREIFKTIVKYHTSGDVAALGMESADPEVVRANGLKAMPEEIFEAIKIINEVGRNRGANGMPELLPGINIVHGLMGESRKTFELNFEFLKKVLDEDLLLRRINIRQVMAFPGTRMHGNDELVKKHKQIFLKYKEKIRKEIDMPMLKRIIPTGTVLKDVMCEVNSERICFGRQMGSYPLLVGIPAKQQLEKFIDVTITRHGHRSITGVPYPLNINTAPMSLIQELPGVGKKQASLISKEAPFRNAEDFAERTGKEDILPHISF; this is encoded by the coding sequence ATGAAAGCAGTAATAATTGACGGATACGTGGATGAACCGGCATGTTTTGGCGTACCGCCCTACATCTCCCCTTACATAAGATACATAGCAGGTGCTTTAAGAGAAAACGGACTTAAGGAAGACGACATATCCTATTTTACAATTGACAATCTGCGCAAAGACATCTCTGAGGCACCAAGACTCATAAATAGAGCAGACGTGGTTATAGTTCTTGCCGGCATGACCGTTCCTGGCAAATACCTACGCTCAACACCCATCAACATAGGCGAAATAGAAAGTATATTCAGTGCCACTAATGGAACAAAGATACTCGGGGGACCAATAAGACTTGGTTTCTCCCTTGAAGGCGGAAAAGAAGCCGAATGTGGCCTCATAACCAACACTGAAGTCTGCATTTCCAGAAAAGACATTGAGGCTTTTGTTTTTGATACCAGCGGTGACGATGCACAGTCGCCAGAGGATTATAATCACAGGTTCAGGTCTGTTGAAGAGATAGGAAAATGGAGTACAAAAGGTAGCTTCATTATCGAAAAACATCCGGATTATCCGAACGTGATGTGTGAGATCGAAACTTACAGAGGTTGCGGACGCAAACAACACTGTTCATTCTGTACGGAACCTTCATACGGGAGCTCAGATTACCGCCCTGTTAAAGATGTTGTATCTGAAGTTTCCGAACTGTACAAGCATGGTGCAAGATTTTTCAGGATTGGCAGACAGCCTGACATTTTGAGTTATCATGCAAAGGACAAAGGAGGGGAAATACCCAAGCCTGATCCACAGGCCATACTTTCTCTCTATAAAGGCATCAGGAATGTGGCACCGGAATTAAAAGTGCTTCACATGGACAATGCTAACCCGGGAACAATTGCAACCTATCCGGAAATTAGCAGAGAGATTTTCAAAACCATTGTAAAATATCACACATCAGGGGATGTAGCTGCCCTTGGAATGGAAAGTGCAGATCCCGAAGTGGTCAGGGCTAACGGCCTCAAGGCAATGCCTGAAGAAATATTTGAAGCTATCAAAATCATAAACGAAGTTGGAAGAAACCGGGGAGCTAATGGAATGCCGGAACTGCTCCCGGGTATTAATATTGTTCACGGACTTATGGGCGAATCCAGAAAAACATTTGAGCTAAACTTCGAGTTCCTCAAAAAAGTGCTTGATGAGGATCTGCTCCTTCGCAGGATAAATATCCGTCAGGTAATGGCATTTCCGGGAACTCGTATGCATGGAAATGATGAACTTGTTAAAAAGCACAAGCAGATATTCCTGAAGTATAAGGAAAAAATACGAAAAGAGATAGACATGCCAATGCTTAAGAGAATAATCCCAACGGGCACTGTATTAAAAGATGTTATGTGTGAAGTCAATAGTGAGAGGATTTGTTTTGGCAGGCAGATGGGGTCATATCCACTCCTGGTAGGAATCCCTGCAAAACAGCAGCTTGAAAAATTCATTGACGTTACAATAACAAGACATGGCCATCGTTCTATCACAGGAGTGCCATATCCTTTGAATATAAACACAGCTCCTATGTCACTCATACAGGAACTCCCGGGTGTTGGAAAAAAACAGGCTTCCCTCATAAGTAAAGAGGCACCTTTTAGAAATGCAGAGGATTTTGCTGAAAGAACAGGGAAGGAAGATATCCTTCCACACATCAGTTTCTAG
- a CDS encoding flippase-like domain-containing protein has protein sequence MNKIGKWILISLLISFVSGLIVVVFTFDSETLSTLLKIKPEYIFAAAFVHALSYVVWGMRTRSFCKALGFNLSYARACEIVMSGTLAASITPSSLGGEPLRIHLLHDDKMPLGKATAVVIGERILDGILILALAPLSIYVIRGALEDSVFDTMFIFAELGLVFILLLILYAVWKPGPTQKVVYFFIHRIAPLLGKKTDATLEKILIRVDSELEHFHESIEILFTEGRRGLAFGIFYTICFWFVDFSMLYVVLLGLNQHPDPLIVYASQVIVMVLLAIPATPGASGVAEFAGTTVFSLFIPSSLLGIAVIAWRAFTFYMNVFVGGFVSFKILKDTDFIKNFLR, from the coding sequence ATGAACAAAATAGGTAAGTGGATCCTCATATCGTTGCTGATAAGCTTTGTGTCAGGTTTAATCGTAGTTGTTTTTACTTTTGATTCAGAGACCTTGTCTACACTCCTGAAAATAAAACCGGAATATATTTTTGCAGCTGCATTTGTGCATGCATTAAGCTATGTGGTCTGGGGTATGCGCACCCGTTCTTTTTGTAAGGCATTGGGATTCAATCTTAGTTATGCCAGAGCATGTGAGATAGTAATGTCGGGTACTCTTGCAGCCTCAATAACTCCTTCTTCTCTTGGAGGTGAACCTCTGAGGATTCATCTCCTTCATGATGATAAAATGCCCCTTGGTAAAGCTACTGCTGTTGTTATTGGGGAACGAATATTAGATGGCATACTCATTCTGGCTCTGGCACCTTTATCTATTTATGTTATAAGGGGTGCTCTTGAGGATTCTGTTTTTGATACGATGTTCATATTCGCAGAGCTTGGACTTGTATTCATACTTCTTCTTATATTGTATGCTGTCTGGAAACCCGGACCCACGCAGAAAGTTGTTTACTTCTTCATACACAGGATAGCTCCTCTTCTTGGAAAGAAAACAGATGCCACTCTGGAAAAAATACTCATAAGGGTTGATTCGGAACTCGAACACTTCCACGAAAGTATCGAAATATTGTTTACTGAGGGTAGGAGAGGGCTTGCTTTTGGAATTTTTTACACAATATGTTTCTGGTTCGTAGATTTTTCCATGCTGTATGTGGTATTACTTGGCCTGAACCAGCATCCTGATCCACTTATTGTCTATGCTTCGCAGGTTATCGTTATGGTTTTGCTGGCCATCCCTGCAACTCCCGGTGCAAGCGGAGTTGCTGAATTTGCCGGAACTACTGTGTTTTCTCTCTTCATACCCTCATCATTACTTGGGATAGCAGTGATAGCGTGGAGAGCCTTCACATTTTACATGAATGTCTTCGTAGGTGGTTTTGTCAGCTTCAAAATCTTAAAGGATACTGATTTTATCAAGAACTTCCTGCGATAG
- a CDS encoding NDP-sugar synthase: protein MKACIMCGGEGTRLRPLTFARPKPSIPILNKPSVVHLIEHLSKEGFNDIVITLGYMADKIEEQLGDGRIFGVHIDYVYEKDKLGTAGGVKNAEEYLSDGPFIILGGDHVLNLNLREMYRFHEMTDALVTIGLLSIDDPREFGIADMDVNNRIRRFHEKPGPGEIFSNLASTGIYVCDPEIFDWIPEGKQYDFAKDLFPDILEKSRKINGILARGRWTDVGSPKAYREAQRWMLESLPGTTIEGHFKTMDARIKGPVSMGHNVTIGSNSAIVGPIVIGENTTIGDNVLVGPYTAIGSNCTVSNDTRILSSYLFNDVFIGRNSNVSGSIIDNGTTVGDNCSLENGTVIGPEVKIENDVTVHSDVKIWPKISISTGNNVKEDMLGD from the coding sequence ATGAAAGCCTGTATTATGTGTGGTGGTGAAGGGACAAGACTTCGTCCCTTAACATTTGCCCGGCCAAAACCAAGTATTCCTATTCTAAACAAACCTTCAGTTGTTCACCTTATAGAACATCTTTCAAAGGAAGGCTTCAATGATATAGTTATTACTCTGGGGTATATGGCTGACAAGATTGAAGAACAACTGGGAGATGGGAGAATATTCGGAGTTCACATTGACTATGTCTATGAGAAAGACAAACTGGGAACTGCCGGAGGTGTGAAAAATGCAGAGGAATACCTCAGTGACGGCCCTTTTATAATATTGGGTGGCGATCATGTCCTGAACCTGAATCTCAGGGAAATGTACAGGTTTCATGAAATGACGGATGCTCTGGTTACGATCGGTCTTTTATCTATTGACGATCCGCGTGAATTTGGTATTGCAGATATGGATGTAAATAACAGAATAAGACGATTCCATGAAAAACCCGGCCCTGGTGAAATATTTAGTAATCTTGCAAGTACAGGCATCTATGTTTGTGATCCTGAAATTTTTGACTGGATTCCAGAGGGTAAACAATACGATTTTGCCAAGGATCTGTTCCCTGATATCCTTGAGAAAAGTAGGAAGATTAACGGCATTCTTGCAAGGGGCAGATGGACTGATGTCGGGAGTCCAAAGGCTTATAGGGAAGCACAGCGCTGGATGCTGGAGTCACTTCCCGGAACTACTATAGAAGGTCACTTTAAGACTATGGATGCCCGGATAAAAGGTCCTGTTTCAATGGGTCATAATGTGACAATTGGTTCAAATTCTGCCATTGTTGGTCCTATAGTGATTGGTGAAAACACTACTATTGGCGATAATGTCCTTGTTGGGCCTTATACTGCTATTGGTTCCAACTGTACGGTAAGTAACGATACCCGTATCTTATCATCTTATCTGTTCAATGACGTATTCATTGGTCGAAATTCCAATGTCTCGGGTTCCATAATAGATAATGGCACAACAGTTGGGGATAATTGCAGTCTTGAAAATGGGACTGTTATAGGTCCTGAAGTCAAAATAGAAAACGATGTAACAGTTCACTCTGACGTCAAAATATGGCCTAAAATCTCTATTTCAACAGGAAACAATGTTAAGGAAGATATGCTTGGTGATTAA
- a CDS encoding FKBP-type peptidyl-prolyl cis-trans isomerase has protein sequence MILFLLLVCILLTSGCTDSGNSDNSRVVQTGDNVSVNYIGILDDDGTVFDTSRSDVAETNGIYNPARIYEPLPFIVGSGQMIKGFDNAVVGMKVGENKTVHLSPEEAYEVQDYLIVPYPIETFEAANITPVIGETVNTQFSSGVIVNINETNVTVDFNSRLAGKNITFEIELVSINNPEDA, from the coding sequence ATGATTCTTTTTTTACTTTTAGTATGTATACTACTGACAAGTGGCTGCACGGATTCCGGCAATTCTGATAATTCCCGGGTAGTGCAAACCGGTGATAATGTCTCTGTTAATTATATCGGTATTCTTGATGATGATGGTACTGTCTTTGACACCTCAAGGTCCGATGTTGCGGAAACAAATGGAATTTATAATCCTGCTAGAATCTATGAACCATTGCCTTTCATCGTTGGGTCCGGTCAAATGATTAAAGGCTTTGATAATGCGGTTGTTGGTATGAAAGTTGGTGAAAACAAAACTGTTCATCTCTCTCCCGAAGAAGCTTATGAGGTGCAGGATTATCTTATAGTGCCATATCCAATAGAAACATTTGAAGCGGCAAATATAACTCCTGTTATTGGGGAAACAGTTAATACTCAGTTTTCTTCTGGTGTCATTGTCAACATAAATGAAACGAATGTGACTGTTGATTTCAATAGCCGTCTTGCTGGCAAGAATATTACTTTTGAGATTGAACTTGTTTCTATAAACAATCCTGAAGATGCCTGA
- a CDS encoding archaellin/type IV pilin N-terminal domain-containing protein — protein sequence MQQNDTIRKYKSHTGGQIGIGTLIIFIAMVLVAAVAASVLITTSGVLQQDAQATGKEATKEVSSNLMIQKVEGFRSKNSSADMANTVDLLKITLGLRAASEPVDLSAVVISITDGYQTNNVIYAGNKNSLAPRADFDGNMSGFSTDKDVNLYKLVTENTTIGNAEINITYTNAQYYFTVDTIRDEDDSFSQNSPVITTGDFVVIYVATVSPTSVSTGYTTLYEMNVTSSLQSSGLNLEPRASINLAMTPESGASSNADFILPTTFGSYEAVQLYP from the coding sequence ATGCAGCAGAATGATACGATCAGAAAATACAAATCACACACCGGGGGGCAAATTGGAATCGGAACTCTTATAATATTTATTGCGATGGTCCTTGTTGCAGCTGTTGCTGCGTCAGTATTGATTACTACATCAGGTGTTTTACAACAGGATGCCCAGGCTACCGGAAAAGAAGCAACCAAAGAAGTATCATCGAACCTCATGATACAGAAAGTTGAAGGTTTCAGGTCAAAAAACAGCAGTGCAGATATGGCAAATACGGTAGATCTCTTGAAAATAACCCTTGGGTTAAGAGCTGCAAGCGAGCCTGTTGACCTTTCTGCTGTTGTCATAAGTATTACAGACGGATACCAGACAAATAATGTGATTTATGCAGGTAACAAGAATAGCCTGGCACCTCGTGCGGACTTTGATGGAAACATGTCAGGTTTCAGTACTGATAAGGATGTAAACCTTTACAAACTCGTGACTGAAAACACCACCATTGGAAATGCAGAGATAAATATAACCTATACGAATGCACAATACTATTTTACAGTTGATACAATTAGAGACGAAGATGATTCATTTTCACAGAATTCTCCGGTAATTACAACGGGGGATTTTGTAGTAATCTATGTAGCTACAGTGTCCCCTACTTCAGTCAGCACAGGATATACAACACTCTACGAGATGAACGTCACATCCTCATTGCAATCTTCGGGTCTTAATCTTGAACCCCGCGCCTCCATTAACCTGGCAATGACACCTGAATCTGGAGCATCATCAAACGCAGATTTCATCCTTCCGACAACATTTGGAAGCTATGAAGCAGTGCAGCTTTATCCATGA
- a CDS encoding transcriptional regulator, translated as MREKKPYGMSEKEYEIVELLRKLDINRPVALTLACLSSGEEITSREIEKNSSLRQPEVSIAMRYLKDNNWVNIREEKKTEGKGRPVKLYKLITPLEEIVQSIEQRVILESRSVLSNIEKLKRLA; from the coding sequence ATGAGAGAGAAAAAACCATACGGCATGAGTGAAAAAGAGTACGAAATAGTAGAATTACTCAGAAAATTAGACATAAACAGACCTGTGGCCCTGACTCTTGCCTGCCTCTCCAGTGGAGAAGAAATAACCTCCCGTGAAATAGAAAAAAATTCAAGTCTCAGGCAGCCTGAAGTCAGCATAGCAATGCGATACCTTAAAGATAACAACTGGGTGAACATTCGGGAGGAAAAGAAAACCGAAGGAAAAGGCAGGCCTGTTAAACTTTATAAACTTATTACACCACTGGAAGAGATTGTGCAAAGCATTGAACAAAGAGTCATTCTTGAAAGCAGGTCCGTACTCAGTAACATAGAAAAGCTGAAAAGGCTCGCATAA
- a CDS encoding 3-isopropylmalate dehydratase large subunit — protein sequence MSTISEKIFSRASGKNVKANDFVIANVDYAMAHDGTSVLAVKSFKEMEEEKVWNPERIVIPFDHLTPANTDTTATLHHEIREWIKEQKISNFYDVGEGICHQLLPENGFALPGKLVVGADSHSCTYGAFGAFGTGVGATDMSEIFASGKLWFKVPESIKITANGSFKDGVYAKDLILKIIGTLGVAGATYKAAEFCGNAIDSMSMSGRMTLSNMSIEMGGKAGIVPPDKTTFNFLKSIAAEDYEPVYADENAVYSNEYTFDVNELEPQVACPHQVDNVQDISDIKPTKLDQAFIGTCTNGRLEDLEVAASILKGEKVAIRTLVVPASRNILIEAIRKGIIETLLEAGAVIGSPGCGPCLGGHMGVIGKGETCISTANRNFKGRMGVGGFIYLASPATAAASALTGEITDPREI from the coding sequence TTGAGCACTATAAGTGAGAAAATATTTAGCCGTGCATCCGGTAAGAATGTGAAAGCAAATGATTTTGTGATCGCAAACGTGGATTATGCCATGGCACATGACGGTACAAGTGTCCTTGCAGTGAAGTCTTTCAAGGAAATGGAAGAAGAAAAAGTATGGAATCCTGAAAGAATTGTCATACCTTTTGACCATCTTACACCTGCAAACACAGATACAACTGCAACTTTACACCACGAGATTCGCGAATGGATCAAAGAGCAAAAAATAAGCAATTTCTACGATGTGGGTGAGGGGATATGCCACCAGTTGCTTCCTGAAAACGGATTTGCCCTCCCCGGAAAACTTGTAGTTGGAGCAGATTCACATTCATGCACTTATGGAGCATTTGGAGCTTTTGGGACCGGAGTCGGTGCCACTGATATGTCCGAAATATTCGCATCAGGAAAGCTCTGGTTCAAAGTCCCTGAGAGTATAAAGATAACAGCAAACGGCAGTTTTAAGGACGGCGTTTATGCAAAGGACCTCATACTCAAAATAATAGGCACACTCGGAGTTGCTGGTGCAACCTACAAAGCTGCTGAATTCTGTGGAAATGCCATTGATTCCATGTCCATGTCAGGCCGGATGACCCTTAGTAACATGTCTATTGAAATGGGAGGAAAAGCAGGAATAGTGCCACCTGACAAAACAACATTCAATTTCCTGAAAAGCATTGCAGCAGAGGACTATGAACCTGTTTATGCCGATGAGAACGCTGTTTATTCAAATGAATACACCTTTGACGTCAATGAGCTTGAACCACAGGTAGCCTGTCCACATCAAGTTGACAACGTGCAGGATATTTCAGATATCAAACCTACAAAACTTGACCAGGCATTCATAGGCACCTGTACCAATGGCAGACTGGAAGACCTGGAAGTTGCTGCATCTATCCTCAAGGGAGAAAAAGTTGCCATACGCACACTGGTCGTACCCGCATCCCGCAATATACTGATAGAAGCTATCAGGAAAGGAATAATTGAGACACTGCTGGAAGCAGGAGCTGTTATCGGCTCGCCGGGATGCGGACCATGTCTTGGAGGACATATGGGAGTTATCGGAAAAGGCGAGACCTGTATTTCCACAGCCAACAGGAACTTTAAGGGAAGAATGGGGGTTGGCGGTTTTATTTACCTTGCATCCCCCGCAACTGCAGCGGCATCTGCCCTTACAGGCGAAATTACTGACCCGCGCGAAATCTGA